One region of Streptomyces subrutilus genomic DNA includes:
- a CDS encoding GNAT family N-acetyltransferase, which produces MICYGQAVLDLVDELVDAYADVFSGPPWNEDEETIRQFAARLPADARRAGFRTALAQSAAGIDGFATGWITRATFPKNRAYAQVAAQLGPERVRELLIGALEIDELAVRPYARGRGTGRALLTEITADAPDRRAWLLTSRLATDTVATYRRLGWHEVKARPGTETGVIVFLSPDHPNR; this is translated from the coding sequence GTGATCTGCTACGGACAGGCCGTCCTCGACCTCGTGGACGAACTGGTCGACGCCTACGCCGACGTCTTCTCCGGTCCGCCCTGGAACGAGGACGAAGAAACCATTCGCCAGTTCGCCGCCCGCCTCCCGGCCGATGCCCGGCGCGCGGGCTTCCGTACGGCCCTGGCCCAGTCCGCGGCCGGCATCGACGGCTTCGCCACGGGCTGGATCACCCGGGCCACCTTCCCGAAGAACCGCGCGTACGCACAGGTCGCGGCGCAGCTGGGCCCGGAGCGGGTGCGGGAGCTCCTGATCGGCGCGCTGGAGATAGACGAACTCGCCGTACGCCCCTACGCGCGCGGCCGCGGCACGGGCCGCGCCCTGCTCACCGAGATCACGGCCGACGCCCCGGACCGCCGCGCCTGGCTGCTGACCTCCCGCCTGGCCACGGACACGGTGGCCACGTACCGCCGCCTGGGCTGGCACGAGGTCAAGGCCCGCCCCGGCACGGAGACGGGCGTGATCGTCTTCCTCTCCCCGGACCACCCGAACCGCTGA
- the rdgB gene encoding RdgB/HAM1 family non-canonical purine NTP pyrophosphatase, with product MTRLILATRNAGKISELHAILSDAGLPHELVGADAYPEVPDVKETGVTFAENALLKAHALARATGLPAVADDSGLCVDVLNGAPGIFSARWAGTHGDDAANLALLLAQLGDIADEHRGAHFFCAAALALPDGTERVVEGRLLGTLRHTPTGTGGFGYDPILQPLGETRTCAELTPSEKNAISHRGQAFRALVPVVRELLG from the coding sequence ATGACCCGCCTGATCCTCGCGACCCGCAACGCGGGCAAGATCTCCGAACTCCACGCCATCCTGTCCGACGCCGGCCTGCCGCACGAGCTGGTCGGCGCGGACGCGTACCCCGAGGTCCCGGACGTCAAGGAAACCGGCGTCACCTTCGCCGAGAACGCCCTCCTCAAGGCCCACGCCCTCGCCCGGGCCACCGGCTTGCCGGCCGTCGCCGACGACTCCGGCCTGTGCGTCGACGTCCTGAACGGCGCCCCCGGCATCTTCTCGGCCCGCTGGGCCGGCACCCACGGCGACGACGCCGCGAACCTGGCGCTCCTGCTCGCCCAGCTCGGCGACATCGCCGACGAGCACCGCGGCGCCCACTTCTTCTGCGCGGCGGCCCTGGCCCTGCCCGACGGCACCGAACGCGTCGTCGAGGGCCGCCTCCTCGGCACCCTGCGCCACACCCCGACGGGCACGGGCGGCTTCGGCTACGACCCGATCCTCCAGCCCCTCGGCGAAACCCGCACCTGCGCGGAACTCACCCCGTCGGAGAAGAACGCCATCTCCCACCGAGGCCAGGCCTTCCGCGCCCTGGTCCCGGTGGTCCGGGAGCTTCTGGGCTGA
- the bcp gene encoding thioredoxin-dependent thiol peroxidase: protein MSERLQPGDTAPAFTLPDADGNEVSLAAHKGRKVIVYFYPAALTPGCTKQACDFTDNLDALATAGYDVIGVSPDKPEKLAKFREKESLKVTLVGDPEKETLAAYGAYGEKKLYGKTVTGVIRSTVVVDEEGKVEHAFYNVKATGHVAKIIKDLGI from the coding sequence ATGAGCGAGCGACTTCAGCCGGGCGACACCGCCCCCGCCTTCACCCTGCCCGACGCGGACGGCAACGAGGTCTCGCTGGCCGCCCACAAGGGCCGCAAGGTGATCGTCTATTTCTACCCGGCCGCGCTGACGCCGGGCTGCACGAAGCAGGCCTGCGATTTCACGGACAACCTGGACGCCCTGGCCACGGCCGGCTACGACGTCATCGGCGTGTCCCCGGACAAGCCGGAGAAGCTGGCGAAGTTCCGCGAGAAGGAGAGCCTGAAGGTCACCCTGGTCGGGGACCCGGAGAAGGAGACCCTGGCCGCGTACGGCGCGTACGGCGAGAAGAAGCTGTACGGCAAGACGGTGACCGGCGTCATCCGCTCCACGGTGGTCGTGGACGAGGAGGGCAAGGTCGAGCACGCCTTCTACAACGTCAAGGCCACGGGCCACGTAGCCAAGATCATCAAGGACCTGGGCATCTGA
- a CDS encoding DUF1707 SHOCT-like domain-containing protein: MSDERPEKPLPELRASDADRDRVVERLRDAVAEGRLDMEEFEERLEAAYKSRTYAELEPLTRDLPAAGTPSPLAAPAAASGASWPARIGGRGTSATGVAVMSAFQRKGAWTVPARFDAVVFWGGGELDLREASFAEQEVVINCVAIMGGIEITVPPGVEVDVRGFGLMGAFDQRDTPGPRTPGAPRVVVTGLAFWGGVEIKIKPPRTPPPPLLRK, translated from the coding sequence ATGAGTGACGAGCGGCCGGAGAAGCCGTTGCCGGAGCTGAGGGCGTCGGATGCCGACCGGGACCGGGTGGTGGAGCGTCTGCGGGACGCCGTCGCCGAGGGCCGGCTCGACATGGAGGAATTCGAGGAGCGGCTGGAGGCGGCGTACAAGTCGCGTACGTACGCGGAACTGGAGCCGCTGACCCGGGACCTGCCGGCGGCGGGGACGCCGTCGCCGCTCGCGGCGCCCGCGGCGGCCTCGGGTGCGTCCTGGCCCGCCCGGATCGGCGGGCGGGGGACGTCCGCGACCGGGGTCGCGGTCATGTCGGCGTTCCAGCGCAAGGGCGCGTGGACGGTGCCCGCGCGCTTCGACGCGGTGGTGTTCTGGGGCGGCGGGGAGCTGGACCTGCGCGAGGCGAGCTTCGCGGAGCAGGAGGTGGTGATCAACTGCGTCGCGATCATGGGCGGCATCGAGATCACCGTGCCGCCGGGCGTGGAGGTCGACGTACGCGGCTTCGGCCTGATGGGCGCGTTCGACCAGCGCGACACCCCGGGCCCGAGGACCCCGGGCGCCCCCCGGGTGGTCGTGACGGGCCTGGCCTTCTGGGGCGGCGTGGAAATCAAGATCAAGCCCCCGAGAACGCCACCGCCGCCGTTGCTGCGGAAGTAG
- a CDS encoding DMT family transporter produces MAWVLLLLAGLLEVGWSIGMKFTDGFTRLWPSVFTGAGIVASMVLLSYAAKTLPIGTAYGVWVGIGAAGAAVLGMAVLGEPVTAARIFFICLLLVAVVGLKATSGH; encoded by the coding sequence ATGGCATGGGTTCTGCTTCTTCTCGCCGGTCTGCTCGAGGTCGGCTGGTCGATCGGCATGAAGTTCACCGACGGTTTCACCCGGCTGTGGCCCAGTGTGTTCACGGGCGCCGGGATCGTCGCCAGCATGGTGCTGCTGTCCTACGCGGCGAAGACCCTGCCCATCGGTACCGCGTACGGCGTGTGGGTGGGCATCGGCGCGGCCGGTGCGGCCGTGCTCGGCATGGCGGTGCTGGGGGAGCCCGTCACCGCCGCCCGGATCTTCTTCATCTGTCTGCTGCTGGTCGCCGTGGTGGGGCTTAAGGCGACCTCGGGCCACTAG
- a CDS encoding transglycosylase domain-containing protein: MSDQSPPPGWTPRDPDTPDEPGRPRAQERGPGRPGGSPGPGRPAKKARRKRTGWRRLLPTWRTALGAVLLLALLLGGALVAGYLLVDIPPANAAATAQSNVYLYSDGSQLARDGEVNRVNVPLSQIPRTVQEAVLAAEDRDFYSERAVDPKAMLRAAWNTATGKGTQSGSTITQQYVKNYYLGQEQTIKRKVKESFIAIKLGREKSKAYILEGYLNTSYFGRNAYGIQAASQAYYGKDVGRLTTAEGAYLATLLNSPSAFDVVSHPQSRPRALARWNYVLDGMVKQGWLPDAERATTQFPEPGKVRAAAGLSGQRGYLVEAVKDYITENRILDDKTLAEGGYAITTTIDRRRQNAFVEAVDNQMTAKLDPQKRTADRVVRAGGVSIDPATGKVVALYGGIDYTKQYVNNATRHDYQVASTFKPFVFAAAVENDSRTQDGRRITPYTLYNGDNKRPVVGGRIRFAPENEGQVSYGNITVNTATDLSVNAVYAQMAVDVGTLKVKETAVALGIPENTPNFDPGPAMALGTMQASVLDMTQAYATLADHGRRTPYTFLEKIAKEDDTIALPERTPTQAVSREAADTTTSMLVSVVDNGTGTAALAAGHPAAGKTGTGELDRSAWFAAYTPGLVTVVAMMGQDPDTGALQSLYGALGESRIGGGGYPARIWAAYTKTALEGTDPVDFDLELQPGAAQPPPPPSFESESPQETAPGERTPTSPGRPTRPTPPNPTNGQDQGGQDNGGRNQGGQNNGGQDNGGQTQGGQTQGGQNNGGTTQGDQAGTSAGNQAGTSQGTGQGAAQGADAGTTGGLRPPSAFLE, translated from the coding sequence ATGAGCGACCAGTCACCACCACCGGGCTGGACCCCTCGCGACCCGGACACACCCGACGAACCAGGGCGCCCGCGGGCGCAGGAACGCGGCCCCGGCCGTCCCGGCGGATCCCCCGGGCCCGGCAGACCCGCCAAGAAGGCCCGGCGCAAACGGACCGGCTGGCGCCGCCTCCTGCCCACTTGGCGCACGGCCCTGGGGGCCGTCCTGCTCCTGGCCCTGCTGCTCGGCGGCGCCCTGGTCGCCGGATACCTGCTGGTGGACATCCCGCCGGCCAACGCCGCCGCGACCGCCCAGTCGAACGTCTACCTCTACTCCGACGGCTCCCAGCTCGCCCGCGACGGCGAGGTCAACCGCGTCAACGTCCCGCTCTCGCAGATCCCGCGCACCGTCCAGGAGGCCGTACTGGCCGCGGAGGACCGCGACTTCTACTCCGAACGGGCGGTGGACCCGAAGGCGATGCTCCGCGCCGCCTGGAACACCGCGACCGGCAAGGGCACCCAGTCGGGTTCGACGATCACTCAGCAGTACGTCAAGAACTACTACTTGGGCCAGGAACAGACGATCAAGCGGAAGGTCAAGGAGTCCTTCATCGCGATCAAACTCGGCCGCGAGAAGTCCAAGGCCTACATCCTCGAGGGGTACCTGAACACCAGCTACTTCGGCCGCAACGCCTACGGCATCCAGGCCGCCTCCCAGGCCTACTACGGCAAGGACGTCGGCAGACTCACCACCGCCGAGGGCGCCTACCTCGCCACCCTCCTCAACTCCCCCAGCGCCTTCGACGTCGTCTCACACCCCCAGAGCCGCCCCCGCGCCCTCGCCCGCTGGAACTACGTACTCGACGGCATGGTCAAGCAGGGCTGGCTGCCGGACGCCGAACGCGCCACGACCCAGTTCCCCGAACCGGGCAAGGTCCGCGCCGCCGCCGGACTCTCCGGCCAGCGCGGATACCTCGTCGAGGCCGTCAAGGACTACATCACCGAGAACAGGATCCTCGACGACAAGACCCTCGCGGAAGGCGGCTACGCCATCACCACCACCATCGACAGGCGCCGCCAGAACGCCTTCGTGGAAGCCGTCGACAACCAGATGACCGCCAAGCTCGACCCGCAGAAGCGCACGGCGGACCGGGTGGTGCGGGCCGGCGGGGTCTCCATCGACCCGGCCACCGGCAAGGTCGTCGCGCTCTACGGGGGCATCGACTACACCAAGCAGTACGTGAACAACGCGACCCGGCACGACTACCAGGTCGCCTCCACCTTCAAACCGTTCGTCTTCGCCGCCGCCGTCGAGAACGACTCCCGCACCCAGGACGGCCGTCGGATCACCCCCTACACCCTCTACAACGGCGACAACAAACGCCCGGTGGTCGGCGGCCGGATCCGCTTCGCCCCCGAGAACGAGGGCCAGGTCAGCTACGGGAACATCACCGTCAACACCGCCACCGACCTCTCCGTCAACGCCGTGTACGCGCAGATGGCCGTCGACGTGGGCACCCTCAAGGTCAAGGAGACGGCCGTCGCCCTCGGGATCCCCGAGAACACCCCCAACTTCGACCCCGGCCCCGCCATGGCCCTCGGCACCATGCAGGCCAGCGTCCTGGACATGACCCAGGCCTACGCGACCCTCGCCGACCACGGCCGGCGCACCCCCTACACCTTCCTGGAGAAGATCGCCAAGGAGGACGACACCATCGCCCTGCCCGAGCGCACCCCCACCCAGGCCGTCAGCCGCGAAGCCGCCGACACCACCACCTCCATGCTGGTCAGCGTCGTCGACAACGGCACCGGCACGGCCGCCCTCGCCGCCGGCCACCCGGCCGCCGGCAAGACCGGGACCGGCGAACTCGACCGCTCGGCCTGGTTCGCCGCGTACACCCCGGGCCTGGTCACGGTGGTCGCGATGATGGGCCAGGACCCCGACACCGGCGCCCTGCAGTCGCTGTACGGCGCCCTCGGCGAATCCCGCATCGGCGGAGGCGGCTACCCGGCCCGGATCTGGGCCGCGTACACCAAGACCGCCCTCGAGGGCACCGACCCCGTCGACTTCGACCTGGAACTCCAGCCGGGCGCGGCCCAGCCACCGCCGCCGCCGAGCTTCGAATCGGAGTCCCCGCAGGAGACGGCGCCGGGCGAACGCACCCCGACCTCCCCCGGCCGACCCACCCGCCCGACCCCGCCGAATCCGACCAACGGGCAGGACCAGGGCGGCCAGGACAACGGGGGCCGGAACCAGGGCGGCCAGAACAACGGCGGTCAGGACAACGGGGGCCAGACCCAGGGAGGCCAGACCCAGGGAGGCCAGAACAACGGCGGCACCACCCAGGGCGACCAGGCCGGCACCTCCGCGGGCAACCAGGCCGGCACCTCACAGGGAACCGGCCAGGGCGCGGCCCAGGGCGCCGACGCGGGCACGACGGGAGGCCTGCGGCCCCCGTCGGCCTTCCTCGAATGA
- a CDS encoding ABC transporter permease, translating to MRLYLAVAAGGFRRYATYGTATAAGVFTNTVFGFIVAYTYIALWDERPGLGGYDQAQALTFVWVSQSLLAAGALIGGGFQETFQERVRTGDIAVDLYRPADLQMWWLAADLGRAAFQLVGRGVVPLVAGALAFQLALPADPVRWLLFLVSVVLGLVVSFALRYLLGLAAFWLMDGAGINLMAQVVTIFFSGVLLPLTVFPGGFGELVRVLPWAAMLQVPMDVLLGKHSGAGSAAGALGFQAGWACVLLGAGRLLQSAATRKVVVQGG from the coding sequence GTGCGTCTCTACCTGGCGGTCGCGGCAGGCGGGTTCCGGCGCTACGCGACCTACGGGACGGCGACCGCGGCCGGGGTGTTCACCAACACCGTGTTCGGTTTCATCGTCGCGTACACGTACATCGCCCTGTGGGACGAGCGGCCCGGGCTCGGCGGCTACGACCAGGCTCAGGCCCTGACCTTCGTGTGGGTCAGCCAGTCGCTGCTCGCCGCCGGGGCGCTGATCGGGGGCGGGTTCCAGGAGACCTTCCAGGAGCGGGTCCGTACGGGTGACATCGCCGTCGACCTGTACCGGCCGGCGGACCTCCAGATGTGGTGGCTGGCGGCCGATCTGGGGCGGGCCGCCTTCCAGTTGGTGGGGCGCGGGGTCGTCCCGCTGGTGGCCGGGGCGCTGGCCTTCCAGCTGGCGCTGCCCGCCGATCCGGTGCGCTGGCTGCTGTTCCTGGTCTCGGTCGTGCTAGGGCTGGTGGTGAGCTTCGCGCTGCGCTACCTGCTCGGGCTGGCCGCGTTCTGGCTGATGGACGGTGCCGGGATCAACCTGATGGCACAGGTCGTCACGATCTTCTTCTCGGGGGTGCTGCTGCCGCTGACCGTGTTCCCGGGCGGATTCGGCGAGTTGGTGCGCGTCCTGCCGTGGGCGGCGATGCTCCAGGTGCCGATGGACGTGCTGCTGGGGAAGCACTCCGGGGCCGGGAGCGCGGCCGGGGCGCTGGGGTTCCAGGCCGGGTGGGCGTGCGTGCTGCTGGGCGCGGGACGGCTGTTGCAGTCGGCGGCGACGCGGAAGGTGGTGGTCCAAGGTGGCTGA
- a CDS encoding ABC transporter ATP-binding protein has translation MVGVAVADALISLDGVEKVFDVRRRVGLMRREKRQVRAVDGISFEVARGEVVGYIGPNGAGKSTTIKMLTGILTPSGGRLRVAGIDPARERMRLAHRIGVVFGQRTTLWWDLPLKDSYGLMRRMYRIPRARYEENLERCVERLDLAELLDVPVRQLSLGQRMRGDIAAALLHDPDVLYLDEPTIGLDVVSKAKVRGFLRQLNAELGTTVLLTTHDLQDIEQLCERVMVIDHGRLMYDGPLAGLHAAGSAGESERTLVVDLERELGPIEVEGARVVKVEGPRQWLAFPAGASAAPLVAAVAARYPLSDLSVREPDIEDVIARMYAGRG, from the coding sequence GTGGTGGGTGTGGCTGTGGCGGATGCGCTGATCTCGCTGGACGGGGTCGAGAAGGTCTTCGACGTACGACGCCGGGTGGGCCTGATGCGCCGTGAGAAACGCCAGGTCAGGGCGGTGGACGGGATCAGCTTCGAGGTGGCGCGCGGTGAGGTGGTCGGCTACATCGGGCCCAACGGCGCCGGCAAGTCGACCACGATCAAGATGCTGACCGGCATCCTCACCCCGAGCGGCGGCCGGCTGCGGGTCGCGGGCATCGACCCGGCGCGGGAGCGGATGCGGCTCGCGCACCGGATCGGAGTGGTGTTCGGGCAGCGCACGACGCTGTGGTGGGACCTGCCGCTGAAGGACTCGTACGGACTGATGCGGCGCATGTACCGGATCCCGCGGGCGCGGTACGAGGAGAACCTGGAGCGCTGCGTGGAGCGGCTGGACCTGGCCGAGCTGCTGGACGTGCCCGTACGGCAGCTGTCGCTGGGGCAGCGGATGCGAGGGGACATCGCGGCGGCGCTGCTGCACGATCCTGACGTGCTGTACCTGGACGAGCCGACGATCGGCCTCGACGTGGTGAGCAAGGCGAAGGTACGGGGCTTCCTGCGGCAGCTGAACGCGGAGCTCGGCACGACGGTGCTGCTGACCACGCACGACCTCCAGGACATCGAGCAGCTGTGCGAGCGGGTGATGGTGATCGACCACGGGCGGCTGATGTACGACGGGCCGCTGGCGGGACTGCACGCGGCGGGGTCGGCGGGGGAGAGCGAGCGGACGCTGGTGGTCGACCTGGAGCGGGAGCTCGGGCCGATCGAGGTGGAGGGCGCGCGGGTGGTGAAGGTGGAGGGGCCGCGGCAGTGGCTGGCGTTCCCGGCGGGGGCTTCGGCCGCGCCGCTGGTGGCGGCGGTGGCGGCGCGGTATCCGCTGTCGGACCTGTCGGTGCGGGAACCGGACATCGAGGACGTGATCGCGCGGATGTACGCGGGGCGGGGGTAG
- a CDS encoding GroES family chaperonin, translating into MSENTTHDKLPIRMLHDRVLVKSDLPEGERRSGGGILIPATAAVGKRLAWAEVVAVGQNVRSVEPGDRVLYDPEDRAEVEVRGATYVLMRERDLHAVAAERLEGSKDSTGLYL; encoded by the coding sequence GTGAGCGAGAACACCACCCACGACAAGCTGCCCATCCGGATGCTGCACGACCGCGTGCTCGTGAAGTCCGACCTGCCGGAGGGCGAGCGCCGCTCGGGCGGCGGCATCCTCATTCCCGCGACGGCCGCGGTGGGCAAGCGGCTGGCCTGGGCGGAGGTGGTCGCGGTCGGACAGAACGTGCGCAGCGTGGAGCCCGGCGACCGGGTGCTGTACGACCCCGAGGACCGGGCCGAGGTCGAGGTGCGGGGTGCGACGTACGTGCTCATGCGCGAGCGGGATCTGCACGCCGTGGCCGCGGAGCGGCTGGAGGGGTCGAAGGACTCCACGGGGCTCTACCTCTGA
- a CDS encoding ABC transporter permease, with protein sequence MEVPRRGRVREGLRGYGLIVGMWIRSTMTYRTSFFLAVFGNAAIQLLDFVAIWIMFQHVDALGGFSLPEIALLYGSCSASLGLADLLLGNTDRIGLRVRDGSLDTMLVRPVPLLAQVAADRFALRRLGRITQGLVVLGWAVSVLPVDWSAGKVLLVPVMIVAGAAIFGAVMVAGAAFQFVAGDAAEVQNSFTYGGNQMLQYPPTIFAKDLLRGVVFVVPLAFVNWLPALYILGRPDPLGLPGWVAFLSPLVAFTVFLPASLAWRAGVRSYRSTGS encoded by the coding sequence GTGGAGGTGCCTCGGCGCGGCCGGGTGCGGGAAGGGCTGCGCGGTTACGGGTTGATCGTCGGGATGTGGATCCGGTCGACGATGACCTACCGGACGTCCTTCTTCCTCGCGGTGTTCGGGAACGCGGCCATCCAGCTGCTCGACTTCGTCGCGATCTGGATCATGTTCCAGCACGTGGACGCGCTGGGCGGCTTCTCGCTGCCCGAGATCGCCCTGCTGTACGGCTCCTGCTCGGCCTCGCTGGGCCTGGCCGACCTGCTGCTCGGCAACACCGACCGGATCGGCCTGCGCGTGCGCGACGGCTCGCTCGACACGATGCTGGTGCGTCCGGTCCCGCTGCTCGCGCAGGTCGCGGCGGACCGGTTCGCGCTGCGCCGGCTGGGGCGCATCACGCAGGGCTTGGTGGTGCTGGGCTGGGCGGTGTCGGTGCTGCCGGTGGACTGGTCGGCCGGGAAGGTGCTGCTGGTACCCGTCATGATCGTGGCGGGGGCGGCGATCTTCGGGGCGGTGATGGTGGCCGGGGCGGCGTTCCAGTTCGTGGCCGGGGACGCGGCGGAGGTGCAGAACTCCTTCACGTACGGCGGCAACCAGATGCTCCAGTACCCGCCGACGATCTTCGCGAAGGACCTGCTGCGCGGCGTGGTCTTCGTCGTCCCGCTGGCCTTCGTCAACTGGCTGCCGGCGCTGTACATCCTGGGGCGGCCCGATCCGCTGGGGCTGCCGGGGTGGGTGGCGTTCCTGAGCCCCCTGGTGGCCTTCACGGTGTTCCTGCCCGCGTCGCTGGCGTGGCGCGCGGGAGTCCGTTCGTACCGAAGCACGGGGAGCTAG
- a CDS encoding DUF3618 domain-containing protein: protein MPEARTPAQIEADIVRRREQLAETLDEIGVRMHPKTIIGDAKARVASTVDHTAGRAFVAVNRLVTDVRDGLRHDDGAPRLGRIVPVALLAAGVVGLLVVSARRKR, encoded by the coding sequence GTGCCGGAAGCCAGGACCCCCGCACAGATCGAGGCGGACATCGTCCGCCGCCGCGAGCAGCTCGCCGAGACGCTCGACGAGATCGGCGTGCGCATGCACCCGAAGACGATCATCGGGGACGCGAAGGCCAGGGTCGCCTCCACGGTCGACCACACCGCCGGGCGCGCCTTCGTCGCGGTGAACCGCCTCGTGACGGACGTGCGGGACGGTCTGCGTCACGACGACGGCGCCCCGCGCCTGGGCCGGATCGTGCCCGTCGCGCTGCTCGCGGCCGGTGTGGTCGGGCTGCTGGTGGTCTCGGCGCGGCGCAAGCGCTGA
- the rph gene encoding ribonuclease PH yields the protein MSRIDGRTPEQLRPVTIERGWSKHAEGSVLISFGDTKVFCTASFSEGVPRWRKGSGEGWVTSEYSMLPRSTNTRGDRESVRGKIGGRTHEISRLIGRSLRAVIDYKALGENTIVLDCDVLQADGGTRTAAITGAYVALADAVAWGQRKKLIKAGRKPLTGTVAAVSVGIVDGVPLLDLCYEEDVRAETDMNVVCTGDGRFVEVQGTAEGEPFDRKELNALLDLASGGCADLEAIQLGALEL from the coding sequence ATGTCTCGCATCGACGGCCGTACGCCCGAACAGCTCCGCCCGGTCACCATCGAACGCGGATGGAGCAAGCACGCCGAGGGCTCCGTCCTCATCTCCTTCGGAGACACCAAGGTCTTCTGCACCGCCTCCTTCAGCGAAGGCGTCCCGCGCTGGCGCAAGGGCAGCGGCGAAGGCTGGGTCACCTCCGAGTACTCGATGCTGCCCCGCTCCACCAACACCCGCGGCGACCGCGAATCCGTCCGCGGCAAGATCGGCGGCCGCACCCACGAGATCAGCCGCCTGATCGGCCGCTCGCTGCGCGCCGTCATCGACTACAAGGCGCTCGGCGAGAACACCATCGTCCTGGACTGCGACGTCCTCCAGGCCGACGGCGGCACCCGCACGGCCGCGATCACCGGCGCCTACGTCGCCCTCGCCGACGCCGTCGCCTGGGGCCAGCGCAAGAAGCTCATCAAGGCCGGGCGCAAGCCGCTGACCGGCACCGTCGCCGCCGTCAGCGTCGGCATCGTCGACGGCGTCCCGCTCCTCGACCTCTGCTACGAGGAGGACGTGCGCGCCGAGACCGACATGAACGTCGTCTGCACCGGCGACGGCCGCTTCGTCGAGGTCCAGGGCACCGCCGAGGGCGAGCCCTTCGACCGCAAGGAGCTCAACGCCCTCCTGGACCTCGCGTCCGGCGGCTGCGCGGACCTGGAAGCAATCCAGTTGGGCGCGCTCGAACTGTAA
- a CDS encoding DUF445 domain-containing protein encodes MDHRTSAGGTGAAPPPPPPPPTPRRAQAAAGAAAAARGAFVFSAADEERRRGVRRMKATATGLLVLVALVYVLAKYAQHAWGAGGWAGYVAAAAEAGMVGALADWFAVTALFRRPLGLPIPHTAIIPTKKDQLGISLGEFVGENFLSADVVKARLHSLGIGGRLGAWLAEPAHAERVTAELATALRGALTVLRDADVQAVVGEAVTRRAETAEIAPGIGKTLERVVADGGHHRAVDLVCAKAHDWLVTHGESVMDAVQGGAPGWTPRFVDRKIGDRVYKELLRFVTEMRDMPEHPARGAVDRFLTDFAADLQSDTETRARVERLKSELLARGEVQDVIASAWTAIRSMIISAAEDEQSELRLRVRSSLMSLGARLATDGRLQDKVEGWIEGAVVYVVANYRTEITSLITDTVAGWDAEHTTRKIEAHIGRDLQFIRINGTVVGALAGLLIYTVSHAFGA; translated from the coding sequence GTGGACCACCGCACCAGCGCCGGAGGCACAGGCGCAGCACCACCGCCACCGCCACCGCCCCCGACACCACGACGGGCACAGGCAGCGGCAGGCGCAGCGGCAGCCGCCCGCGGCGCGTTCGTCTTCAGCGCCGCCGACGAGGAGCGCCGCCGCGGCGTCCGCCGGATGAAGGCCACCGCCACCGGCCTGCTGGTCCTGGTCGCGCTGGTCTACGTACTGGCCAAGTACGCCCAGCACGCCTGGGGAGCCGGCGGCTGGGCCGGATACGTCGCGGCCGCCGCGGAGGCCGGCATGGTCGGCGCCCTCGCCGACTGGTTCGCCGTCACCGCCCTGTTCCGGCGCCCCCTCGGCCTGCCCATCCCGCACACGGCGATCATCCCGACCAAGAAGGACCAGCTCGGGATCTCCCTCGGGGAGTTCGTCGGCGAGAACTTCCTCTCCGCCGACGTCGTCAAGGCCCGCCTCCACTCCCTCGGCATCGGCGGCCGCCTCGGCGCCTGGCTCGCGGAGCCCGCGCACGCCGAGCGGGTCACCGCGGAGCTGGCCACCGCTCTGCGCGGAGCGCTGACCGTACTGCGCGACGCCGACGTACAGGCCGTCGTGGGCGAGGCCGTCACCCGGCGCGCCGAGACGGCCGAGATCGCGCCGGGCATCGGCAAGACCCTGGAGCGGGTCGTCGCGGACGGCGGCCACCACCGCGCCGTCGACCTCGTCTGCGCCAAGGCCCATGACTGGCTCGTCACGCACGGGGAGTCGGTGATGGACGCGGTCCAGGGCGGAGCGCCGGGCTGGACCCCGCGGTTCGTGGACCGCAAGATCGGCGACCGCGTGTACAAGGAGCTGCTCCGCTTCGTCACGGAGATGCGGGACATGCCCGAGCATCCGGCGCGCGGGGCGGTGGACCGCTTCCTGACGGACTTCGCGGCCGACCTGCAGTCGGACACCGAGACCCGCGCCCGCGTCGAGCGGCTCAAGTCCGAGCTGCTGGCGCGCGGCGAGGTCCAGGACGTGATCGCGTCCGCCTGGACCGCGATCCGCTCGATGATCATCTCGGCGGCGGAGGACGAGCAGAGCGAGCTGCGCCTGCGGGTGCGGTCCTCGCTCATGTCCCTGGGGGCGCGGCTGGCCACCGACGGCCGGCTCCAGGACAAGGTGGAGGGCTGGATCGAGGGCGCGGTCGTGTACGTCGTCGCCAACTACCGGACCGAGATCACCTCGCTGATCACGGACACGGTGGCGGGCTGGGACGCCGAGCACACGACCCGCAAGATCGAGGCCCACATCGGCCGGGACCTGCAGTTCATCCGCATCAACGGCACGGTGGTCGGCGCCCTGGCGGGCCTGCTGATCTACACGGTGTCCCACGCGTTCGGCGCGTAA